In Porites lutea chromosome 8, jaPorLute2.1, whole genome shotgun sequence, the genomic stretch tcattGTCTCGCacgccacagacaaatcacattgctcaacctcgtccaataattgttaattattttgcaAGCTATTCTCGCTGATCGTTGCGGATCACCTTTTAGCTTTGTGTTGGAGAAACtttgcggattcttgctccctctcctccctccccGCTGTCATGTCTAGGTGCGCAGGTAAGTATGTCACTTGATAAGTATCTCTTTCACTGAGTATTTtctcagtgtgacggtgccagTTAGCAGCTGCTCGCAAGGGTGGTtcccgcttccagggttgccTGGTTACCTTCTTGCCTTATTTTTGGCATTTGGCGTCCCGCGCTAACCTTTtaggcaccagttcccaagctcatcaaTTGGCGATGACTTTAATGCACTTCATCTTGTCAATGGAACCTTGTGACTGTTTCAACCAGCATAATCTCGGCATTTCAGGACATTCTCTCAACCAACATTGTAACaatatttcaaaagtttaacCCAGTACCCAGGGGAAAGCTTACATAGAGTTGTGTTGCTGAGGCCTTCAAACACTGACTCTTTCCAAGACaaaatcttttcatttttgctttagtgtttaaaacaaaaaaccttaTAATAAGATGAGGAGCACTTGTACACCATGCACATGCATAAAATCTTGTGAATAAAGTACAGACTGACACCCACCCTGACTATCATGGCTGTCCAGCAGCAGTTCCAGGCCAAAGAAGGGGTTGTTCCACCCCCACCACCACTCCTTCAGGAGTCCCCGTTTGTTCTCGAATTATGAAAACATTCCCTCAAAATACATTGCGAGAATGTGGTGAGGAGTTGAAAAGAACTTTACGAAAAGTAAGACCACTTTATAATCTTGTACAAACAGCCATTAAGAGTTCTATAACCAAACTTCCTTCACCcagaaaaactttgttgagatAAACTTAGGGTGCTTTTTATTTGTCAGagctgaccggccagaccattctcatcataatgagaatttcacttatAATCTAAACTACATCCAGATCTATCAAATCCTAAATATTAGgcacgaaggagatggtttttcagcaaaaactcttggaaaaagtttatttaatttacaaaatgacTGGCCTGGTCATggtctggccggccagttctgacttttggaaagcaccCTCACTGTTGATGTTGCTGAGATAAGATTCAAATTATGTCAAACTTTAATGTTGACATGGTGGCAAGCAGCCACTTTTTTAAGATTAATGATGATGCCAACTCAAATAAAATTATAGTAACCATACTTTTCCCGAGGAGCCATCTTGCTGCATCAGCTTTGTGTTGGGCCAGTTGCCAGTCAGTCTCTGACACTTGATCTTTGGAAGGTACCAGATCCTGAAGAAAGTGATATTGTGGCCACCAATCAGATCGGTCGTTCCAAAGCTCCCCCAAACTATTCTTCTCATGTGTGGCAAAATACATGTGAAGAGTCTCAGCAAATGCTTCCCAATCTTTGATACTCTGCCGGCAAGCTGCATGGTCGAGCTTAATGAAAAAAGCTGCCAGTGCATCAAGAAGTCCTTTTGATTGATCTGCAGAGTAGAAGAATAAAAATACATCTAGAAACCCACTTAATTCAGAAGTTAAGGGATAAGGTGTCCATATTCAGTAGGCTcaagaaaatttctttttcaggcACAAATAAGCAACAGAACAATGTAATGTCTAAGCTTAAAATTGAACACAAACTGAAAAAACTctctttcatttgaatagtttCACTTCTAAAATTTATGTTTGGTCAGTACTTTTGATGCAATAAACTGACCATTTGAAATGGTTTGTGACTAAAAATTGCTCATGGTTAATACAGGTTTCATTAACTTTATTCAAGGACTTTTCCAggacttaaaaacaaaattcaaagagTTCATTTTCTCAGGCGCTTACATTATTGTCTCACAAAATATTGCATTTGCACAGTCATGACAAAAAACAATACCTGTAAGTGCAAATAACAATACTAAAGCTAAAGGATAGCAGCTATTTCAGAGCTGAATAAATTTCACACTTGAAGCTacagctgtaaaaaaaaactatatatcCCTCATGGTTTTGTAGGCTTAGAGGGGGGCTGAAGAATACACTTAATTAGATACTTTGAGTAAAAAACACCAAATTGTCCTTATACAGAAAGTTTTTCATTGTTCAAGACTTCAGGACCCTGTTGTTGCCACTATGAAGCAGATGGTCCAAATTTCTACAATTTTCTCTGTGAAATACTTCTGCCACCCAAATTTATCACtaaaagcatttcttgatcacCAAAACAGCCACAAATCAACAGCCTAGGCTAGCTTGATGACGTTATATTTCGGGCACCAAGAGATACAAAGAAATATGGCCACCTGgtgtttttgcttgctgttggaTCTACCCACTTTCAAAACGCGAtgcaaattttgacaaaattacaAATGTTCACTAGGCCTTATGGCCTTGGTTTTGTGAGGAATTATAGTGCTGAGCAATAAACAGTGTCAAGTTGTGAAAAAGTCGTCCATGGAAATAAAAGACTGAAGTGTGAATTACAGTACCTCACAATAAATATAAAAGGGAAAACAGAAAATATGCGCAAACTTCTTGAGGGAATGATCAAAAAATCATCCCTGAGTTTAGGAGCCAGAACCACAAGTCCTCCTCAAAAAAGATGCATCATTTTGGTCAGTACAAGTCTCATCTTCTTACAGTTTTTACTCACCAGTCTCATGCATCTTAAGCTTGATGTACTCCTCACTCAGTTCACTTGTTGGATCAATATGAAGTAAGCCCTCCAGCACATTACAAAGTTCTAGTCTGTCTGTTTTTTCCTCTTTGAGGAAGTAATACAAATACCTTAAAATAACAATGTAATTTATCATGGTCAGAAAAGTGTGATCTTGTTGCTAAGAAAGAAATCAAGTGtaacaaaataagtaaaataatattaatgtttTTCTCACACACCACTGGGGGCCTGTGTagtggtcacgtgaccaaaaggCAGGCAGTTGCTTTTGTTGTGTCTGCCATTACTGACcttcccacccacccaccctaAGATTTCAGTTTTGTAGGCTGTTGGTGCCCCACTTTTCTAAGGGGTGTGTTATGTGTACATTTTTATGAATATTTTGGAATAAAGGTCAGGCTGCGGCAGAGGGCTTGGCATGGCTACCAGTGGTGTGTGAGAAAGCCATACTATGGGCTGAAATGCCACTATCAGTTTATTGACTTAATTCATATACTTCCACATTCTATAGCTTTAACAATGTTTTCAAAGGCCAGGGATGCAAATACTATATAAAATGACTATTAAATAGGGTAAACAGGTAGACCATTATAGGGGTATCTTTGCAATAACTCATTATGATGTGCTCCACTTCAGCATTTTACAAACATTATCAATAACGTCTTTTAACATAATTAAATCAAACGTGAAAAGGTGAAAGTACTAACAGCAAATGATCAAAGGGAACCACAAGGACATACATGTATGTCAGATTATGCAGGCACTGCATAACAAGGAAAAACACTGTAAGTCCAACAATGACCAACTGGGGTGGGGGCCAAGACCTGGCCtctgtatatgttgtggttcaatttcatcccaaggttaaattttctttcccttATTTAAACTAATTATAAATCATACATTACCTTACTCAAGAaccaagagaaataaaattttaaaccaaggataaaattgaaacacAACATATACACAAGGGCATACTTAGGAATGGTGACTTGACGGATGATCAAATCACTGAAACAATGAAGATCAAAATTCACCAGTCCAATTTAATTGCTTAATGAAGACTGACTAAAAGTACAAGTAGTtgatatatacatgtacagtacacCTCAAGTGAAATACCATCCCACCTGGCTATAGTTATATCCATAAAATATGGCTTGTACACTGTGAGACAAACAACTACCAGTACATTCATATATTTAACTGTATATATCCACTAGGATGAGCaacaaaaactattttttctaGACATTAACAGTGCTCCTGTGAGATCACATGTACCTGTGAGCATTAGGATTTTCtggatttttttccttgtatCTGAGTAAGACCTTCCTAGCTTCATCATCTTTGTTATAATATTTCAACATCTCAATTTGTCGTGTTACAAAAATATCCCACACTCCACTGTGTTCCACTAGACCAGCAAACAAAAGTAATGCCTgttttccatggaaatccatcTGTCGCTTAAGGTTTGTTAAAGATGCACTGTCAGAAATGTGACTCATTTCTTCAATATCTTCCCCCTCTACATCCCTCTTCTCCAACTGGATTCTGCTTTTTTTCCATGAGAGATAAGCAAAGAGTCCTGAGTACGCTCTAAGAAGAGGACATGACGAGAATGATTTATGTGAAAGCTTTGAAGTTAACAGCTCCTGTGCTTCTGTAATGTCTGCATTTTGCTTCACCAAAAACATAGCAAAGTCCAACAAGAGTTCCTTTTGAAATGGAACACAAATCACAAACATATTCTTGATGAACTGATTCATGTGGGCGTAGCTTCCTGGTTGGTTATGCATCAATACCTCACAtccagtctatagaaagaaggGCATGTCATAATACACTAAAACCTTCATTAAGTGGCTTTACTTGCAAAAGAGGCAGTTACAGGGCGACACTTAATACAGGTTCTATTGACAATGACTTACAGACAACTTTGTCTCCCAGGACTCTAGTGACTAACTGGGGTGGAGGACTAGCAGAGTTAGAAGAGCAGAGCTGtcactaaaatttcaagttgctgggtattcAAGGCGAGactaagtgcaaagccattgatatgaacatgcctttttattctcatgcaaataaaaatcaTCATGTATGATGTTCAGAATTTTAATCATTATAAAATTAACTTGGAATCACCAGTCTCTTAATTTTTCAACCATCTTgatgaaaattaatgtttatgGAAGCCAACAAGGTGGCAAAAGTACATGTGTAAGTTACAGTTatgaatttacaataaaatggGACACATCCAGGATTAAAAACATGCATTTTAACTTAATAGCTTCAAATGGTGGGTAAGATGAAAATGTACTTaggtttcattttttattcaaaCTAACAGTTTAATACTGGTGTACTGGTAATCTGGAATTTCTGGTCATATTACCCTCCAAAACAGCTCAGGTGTTCTTCTACATGCACCGCACAATCCCACAAGACACTGCAATGCATCATCGTATTTGTGACTTGACAAGCTGTTTAACAGTAATCTTGCAAGATATGTGATATGCTGCTGATGGTATGATGCAGTTTCCAACCCTGTCAATGACAAAAAAAGGCATAAAATAGTGAAACATATCAGTACACAACCTACAGCTGTATCTACGTGTATACCTTCATAATTTAAAAACACATGAATTACAGTATCTACCCTTCCTATAGAATGTAGTAatgaaaataagagaaaaatagaTCTGAAGTATGTTTTTTGTAACAGTTCTGGTTTTTTCTAGATTATCAGTACAAAAGGAAATTTTCCAATATAGCACCTG encodes the following:
- the LOC140946162 gene encoding TATA box-binding protein-associated factor RNA polymerase I subunit A-like, which codes for MATVWNYWLANRVSPPWFKSCIFQQIWREACLSHTLGLETASYHQQHITYLARLLLNSLSSHKYDDALQCLVGLCGACRRTPELFWRTGCEVLMHNQPGSYAHMNQFIKNMFVICVPFQKELLLDFAMFLVKQNADITEAQELLTSKLSHKSFSSCPLLRAYSGLFAYLSWKKSRIQLEKRDVEGEDIEEMSHISDSASLTNLKRQMDFHGKQALLLFAGLVEHSGVWDIFVTRQIEMLKYYNKDDEARKVLLRYKEKNPENPNAHRYLYYFLKEEKTDRLELCNVLEGLLHIDPTSELSEEYIKLKMHETDQSKGLLDALAAFFIKLDHAACRQSIKDWEAFAETLHMYFATHEKNSLGELWNDRSDWWPQYHFLQDLVPSKDQVSETDWQLAQHKADAARWLLGKKNPFTKAVKRQESQDNSSYSDTASPRKRKTITLFTDSPSPLKRKNKNGSKLHEEKSPSTKRKVL